From the genome of Phalacrocorax carbo chromosome 5, bPhaCar2.1, whole genome shotgun sequence:
GCTCGGCCAAGGGGGCGGGGTAagcccggcccccccggcgGTGCGATTGGGCGGCGGGCGCTGACGCGCGGTGACGCGCGGGGGCTCGAGGCGCACGTTGGCTGTGGAGCGGGGAGCCCACATAAACAAAGGCACATTGCGGGGACGGGGCACTCCGCGCCTCGCTCGCCCGGCGCGACGCTGCCGCCGCTCTCCCGCCacagccccggcccggcccgccgccgcctgtCGCGACGTGTCGCGTCCTGTCGCGCCGTGTCGCGTCCCGCCGTGTCCTGTCGCGCCGTGTCCCGCCGCGTCCCGGCACTTGGATGCATGCACAGGTCTCCGCTCTCCGGTGAGTGCCCACGCACGCAGCCCGCCTCCTCCCCGCGAGGCGCGGGTGGCTGGGTGGGGGTGACAGCGGCTCCGCGCTCCCGGCCGGGCACGCGTGGGAGCTCGGGGGAGCCCGGGAGGCGCCGCGGGGGTCCCGCTGCCCgcgacgggacgggacgggacggggccGCCCGTGGACGCGTGTCACCCGTGGCGCCGCCAGCCCGGAGCGCCGGGCTGGGTCCCCCCGGGCTGGCTGTcacccgcggcggcggcggcgcacgGTCCCGCGGGGCGCGGGGACCCCCGTGGGGGGAGGTCGAGGGGGGTGGAACCCGCCCCGGAGCGGCGTCTGTCGCCTCACCGGGGGAGGCGGAAAAACCACCCGGCTTCTCTCGGCCGCGGACCGCGGCgtggggggggcggcggagccGGCCGGGTGTCGGGAAGCTGGGTGACAGCCCACCCGCGGGCGGCTCTCCTCCCGACCGCGAACCCGCAAAGCCGAACTCCGCTCCGAGGGGGTGCTCCCGGGGCGCTCCCGGGCGCCGGGGGGTGCTCCCGGGcgccggggggtgccggggggtgctcGCCGCCGGGGGTCCCTGAGAGCAGGTGGGTGTCTCTGTGTTGCAGCCAGGGCGCCGGGCAGGCTGGGCTCCGCCTCCGTCCTCTAAAACCGCGGAAACTTTGCTCCCCGCTGACCGCCGACGCTGTCCGCCTTCAGCCCCCCCGAAAACGCCTCTCACTCGGCTGAAGGTTTGTGCGCTTCGTTGCTGCGGCTCCgcggcagcccccgccgggccgggccggggcggggacGGCGGCCGCtccccccccgggtcccccccgggtccccccgcggggcccggcggcgcggcgcggcgcggcgcgggggaGCGCGGTTGTGCGGGCCGAGCCTACATGACCCTGTTTCGTTTCCAGCCATGCCCTGTGTTCAGGCTCAGTATGGGTCCTCGCCTCAAGGAGCCAGCCCGGCCTCCCAGAGCTACAGTTACCACTCTTCGGGAGAATACAGCTCCGATTTCTTAACTCCGGAGTTTGTCAAGTTTAGCATGGACCTCACCAACACTGAAATCACTGCCACCACTTCTCTCCCCAGCTTCAGTACCTTTATGGACAACTACAACACAAGCTACGACGTGAAGCCACCTTGCTTGTACCAAATGCCCCTGTCCGGACAGCAGTCCTCCATTAAGGTGGAAGACATTCAGATGCACGGCTACCAGCAGCACGGCCACCTCCCCCCCCAGTCCGAGGAGATGATGTCCCACTCAGGCTCCGTGTACTACAAGCCCTCGTCGCCCCCGACCCCCTCCACGCCCGGCTTCCAGGTGCAGCACGGCCCCGTGTGGGACGACCCCGGCTCCCTGCACAACTTCCACCCCAACTACGTGGCCACCACGCACATGATCGAGCAGCGCAAAACGCCCGTCTCCCgcctctccctcttctccttcaAGCAGtcgccccccggcacccccgtCTCCAGCTGCCAGATGCGCTTCGACGGGCCCCTCCACGTCCCCATGAACCCCGAGCCGGCCGGCGCCCACCACGCCGTGGACGGGCAGGCCTTCGCCGTCCCCAACCCCATCCGCAAGCAGCCCTCCATGGCCTTCCCCGGGCTGCAGCTGGGCCACGCTCCGCAGCTGCTGGACAGCCAGGTGCCCTCGCCGCCCTCGCGGGGGTCCCCCTCCAACGAGGGGCTCTGCGCCGTCTGCGGGGACAACGCGGCCTGCCAGCACTACGGCGTGCGCACCTGCGAGGGCTGCAAGGGCTTCTTCAAGGTGAgcgggcggcgggcagggcggcgggcagggcaggggggaccCGCCGGGGGGACCCGCCGGGGCCGGCGCCCGCTTCCCCCCTTCGGATGGAAATCGGTTAGGACAGAGAACCGTGTCTGAGCTAACCAAGTGGAACAGAATTCCCTGTGGTAAAATTAAGTGATCTCTTTATTTCACCATCCTGATTGAATAATCTTATCATTTTAAATAGAGGAGGTCTCCAAGGAATGTAAATAATATGAATGCCCACGGATTTGTATTTACCGAGcgtctccttccctcctcttggCATATAAAACGCAGCTCGGAGCTGCGAGGTTAGCTCAGATGTTAACGCTATCAATTTTCTCCTGTTAAatgccctggaaaaaaaaaaaaaaaaaaagaggaaaaggaaaaaaaaaaaaaccagaagggggggaaggggaaaagggggaagaggagatagggaggggggccgggggggcggcgggggcccggctgacgccccccgcgcccccgccgcaGCGCACGGTGCAGAAGAACGCCAAGTACGTCTGCCTGGCCAACAAGAACTGCCCGGTGGACAAGCGCCGCCGAAACCGCTGCCAGTACTGCCGCTTCCAGAAGTGCCTGGCCGTCGGCATGGTCAAGGAGGGTGAGTCCGCCGGGTCGGGCTGAGTCGCGCCTAGCCGGGCCGCGCCTagcccgggccgggccgggctcggcgGGGCGGCTGAGCGCCGTCTCTCTTGCAGTGGTGCGCACAGACAGCCTAAAAGGCCGGAGGGGTCGCTTGCCATCCAAACCGAAGAGCCCCCAGGAGccctctcccccctctcccccggTGAGTCTGATCAGTGCGCTGGTGAGAGCCCATGTCGACTCCAACCCGGCTATGACCAGCCTGGACTATTCCAGGGTAAGCTGGACCGAGCTCGCGTAGGCACCTCgctgcgccccccgcccgccgcccggggaggggggcaccggcccggccccgccgcgacGGCCGGGGGGGGCGAGGCGAGCCGGCGGCACgccgtccgtccgtccgcccgcccgtccgtccgtccgtgcGGAGCGCCCCAGCCCggccgggggccggcggggccgggggcgctgCCCCGGGGTCGGGCCGCGCAGACACCGCGCTCCGCGCCCGGGGGAGCGGCCGCCTGGCAGAGCCCGGCCTAACCGAGTTAATTGCCCCGGAACATCTCATTTCCTTACTGGTCAGAGAGAGGTTTAATTGTTATCAAAACCTGGCTCCCCGACCAGAAACGGGGTTAGCAATTTCACGGGTTATATACTTTAGAGAACCTCATTAAGcgctttttaaaatgaatttccAGTTCCAGGCTAACCCCGACTACCAGATGAGCGGAGACGACACTCAGCACATCCAGCAGTTCTATGATCTCCTGACCGGCTCCATGGAGATCATCCGAGGCTGGGCGGAAAAAATCCCCGGCTTCACCGACCTTCCTAAAACGGACCAGGACCTGCTCTTCGAATCCGCCTTCCTGGAGCTGTTTGTGCTGCGGCTGGCGTACAGGTAAGCGCCCGACCCGAGGGGGGAACTTCTGGGCGGGCTGTGAAATCAGATCCATTCAAGGTCCACTGATCTGCGTTTTATTAACTCTCGGTAATTAGGTGCCTCTTAAATCCTTCATTTTATTGCTCCTCAAGTAATTAGTTGTTTAGCTTTTTCTCCCCCcgtcttctcttttcttttgctttttttttttaacctttctctCCCTTTNNNNNNNNNNNNNNNNNNNNNNNNNNNNNNNNNNNNNNNNNNNNNNNNNNNNNNNNNNNNNNNNNNNNNNNNNNNNNNNNNNNNNNNNNNNNNNNNNNNNNNNNNNNNNNNNNNNNNNNNNNNNNNNNNNNNNNNNNNNNNNNNNNNNNNNNNNNNNNNNNNNNNNNNNNNNNNNNNNNNNNNNNNNNNNNNNNNNNNNNGGTTGTCGCATCCCTTCCAGGTCAAATCCAGTGGAGGGCAAGCTTATCTTCTGCAACGGGGTAGTCCTGCACCGGTTGCAGTGCGTCCGCGGCTTTGGGGAGTGGATCGATTCCATCGTTGAATTTTCCTCCAACTTGCAAAACATGAACATCGATATCTCTGCCTTCTCCTGCATCGCTGCCCTGGCTATGGTCACAGGTCAGTGTCCCTCTTCcccgcgcggccccgccgccgggcagccccttcccctccgtGTCGGAGCTGTAACATCCCCGTCCTTCTCCCTTTGCAGAGAGGCACGGGCTGAAGGAACCCAAGAGGGTGGAAGAACTTCAAAACAAGATTGTAAATTGTCTCAAAGACCATGTGACTTTCAATAACGGGGGGCTGAATCGCCCCAACTATTTGTCCAAACTCTTGGGGAAGCTCCCTGAACTCCGCACGCTTTGCACGCAGGGCCTGCAGCGCATTTTCTACCTGAAACTGGAAGATTTGGTGCCACCGCCAGCAATAATCGACAAACTTTTTCTGGACACTTTACCTTTTTAAGACTCTTCCCGTGCGCTTCCGCTGAACTGAAGAGAAACTTCACCTGTCTGAAGGGGAATTCGGCTGGGCCCAGagcagcacccctgggtgccaGCTCCTCACCCAAACCAGTGTTGCTCACCTCCCGAGGGCACAACGTGAACGGGCATTTTGGCTCTGGGGCATCAAGGATGCAGATCATGGACTACACAATACCATGGTATATAACTTTTTATTATCAGCTTATAAATGAATTTATTATTAAGGACTTCTGATTAGAAAGATGACCATATCTGGCAACGCCGGGTGCGCAGCTAAGACTCGTACGGTGACAAACAAAGCGTTAAGGTGACCCACAAGTCTCACCCTCCTAAAGACTAAAGTTTTCTGCTGTAAAAGAAAGCTGTAATATATCCGAAACCTAAATGTTGCCGTGGGTGGCATGTCAGTAAAGAAGGCGAAGGCTTGTAAATTTGTCAGATGCagtttggcttttaaaaattattctgtgccTATTTATGACGAAATATGGAAAACAAttctaaaaaaaatcattaatgaaAGCTAAAcgtgtttgcaaaaaaaaaaaaaaaaagtataaagagaaagaaaaatagatctCTCCGAACCAGGAAAGCATGACGATTCTAGGGTGACAATGTTATAGGCACTTGCTATTTCAGTAATGTCTATATTCTATAAATAGTATTTCAGACACTATGTAGTCTGTTAGCTTTTATAAAGACTGGTAGTTATCTAAGCTTCAAACATTTTCTCAATTGTAAAATAGGTGGGCACAAGTATTGCAAACCCCAAAATCCTCCCAAAGGGACACATAGTGTTTGTAAACACCGTCCGACATTCCTTGTTTGTAAGTGTTGTATGTACTGTTGATgttgattaaaaaagaagtttatATCTTGATTAATTTTGTTGTCCGAAGCTAAACAAATCTTGCATGCAGCAGCTTTTGACTGTTTCCAGAGTGCTTATAATATACATAACTCCCTGGAAATTACTGAGCACTTTgaattttggtttgttttgttccagTTTTTTATGTCTAAAATTGTCggttaatatattattttatgttcgagtaatatttttaatattgcca
Proteins encoded in this window:
- the NR4A2 gene encoding nuclear receptor subfamily 4 group A member 2 isoform X3 produces the protein MPCVQAQYGSSPQGASPASQSYSYHSSGEYSSDFLTPEFVKFSMDLTNTEITATTSLPSFSTFMDNYNTSYDVKPPCLYQMPLSGQQSSIKVEDIQMHGYQQHGHLPPQSEEMMSHSGSVYYKPSSPPTPSTPGFQSPPGTPVSSCQMRFDGPLHVPMNPEPAGAHHAVDGQAFAVPNPIRKQPSMAFPGLQLGHAPQLLDSQVPSPPSRGSPSNEGLCAVCGDNAACQHYGVRTCEGCKGFFKRTVQKNAKYVCLANKNCPVDKRRRNRCQYCRFQKCLAVGMVKEVVRTDSLKGRRGRLPSKPKSPQEPSPPSPPVSLISALVRAHVDSNPAMTSLDYSRFQANPDYQMSGDDTQHIQQFYDLLTGSMEIIRGWAEKIPGFTDLPKTDQDLLFESAFLELFVLRLAYRSNPVEGKLIFCNGVVLHRLQCVRGFGEWIDSIVEFSSNLQNMNIDISAFSCIAALAMVTERHGLKEPKRVEELQNKIVNCLKDHVTFNNGGLNRPNYLSKLLGKLPELRTLCTQGLQRIFYLKLEDLVPPPAIIDKLFLDTLPF
- the NR4A2 gene encoding nuclear receptor subfamily 4 group A member 2 isoform X2, with protein sequence MPCVQAQYGSSPQGASPASQSYSYHSSGEYSSDFLTPEFVKFSMDLTNTEITATTSLPSFSTFMDNYNTSYDVKPPCLYQMPLSGQQSSIKVEDIQMHGYQQHGHLPPQSEEMMSHSGSVYYKPSSPPTPSTPGFQVQHGPVWDDPGSLHNFHPNYVATTHMIEQRKTPVSRLSLFSFKQSPPGTPVSSCQMRFDGPLHVPMNPEPAGAHHAVDGQAFAVPNPIRKQPSMAFPGLQLGHAPQLLDSQVPSPPSRGSPSNEGLCAVCGDNAACQHYGVRTCEGCKGFFKRTVQKNAKYVCLANKNCPVDKRRRNRCQYCRFQKCLAVGMVKEVVRTDSLKGRRGRLPSKPKSPQEPSPPSPPFQANPDYQMSGDDTQHIQQFYDLLTGSMEIIRGWAEKIPGFTDLPKTDQDLLFESAFLELFVLRLAYRSNPVEGKLIFCNGVVLHRLQCVRGFGEWIDSIVEFSSNLQNMNIDISAFSCIAALAMVTERHGLKEPKRVEELQNKIVNCLKDHVTFNNGGLNRPNYLSKLLGKLPELRTLCTQGLQRIFYLKLEDLVPPPAIIDKLFLDTLPF
- the NR4A2 gene encoding nuclear receptor subfamily 4 group A member 2 isoform X1, which produces MPCVQAQYGSSPQGASPASQSYSYHSSGEYSSDFLTPEFVKFSMDLTNTEITATTSLPSFSTFMDNYNTSYDVKPPCLYQMPLSGQQSSIKVEDIQMHGYQQHGHLPPQSEEMMSHSGSVYYKPSSPPTPSTPGFQVQHGPVWDDPGSLHNFHPNYVATTHMIEQRKTPVSRLSLFSFKQSPPGTPVSSCQMRFDGPLHVPMNPEPAGAHHAVDGQAFAVPNPIRKQPSMAFPGLQLGHAPQLLDSQVPSPPSRGSPSNEGLCAVCGDNAACQHYGVRTCEGCKGFFKRTVQKNAKYVCLANKNCPVDKRRRNRCQYCRFQKCLAVGMVKEVVRTDSLKGRRGRLPSKPKSPQEPSPPSPPVSLISALVRAHVDSNPAMTSLDYSRFQANPDYQMSGDDTQHIQQFYDLLTGSMEIIRGWAEKIPGFTDLPKTDQDLLFESAFLELFVLRLAYRSNPVEGKLIFCNGVVLHRLQCVRGFGEWIDSIVEFSSNLQNMNIDISAFSCIAALAMVTERHGLKEPKRVEELQNKIVNCLKDHVTFNNGGLNRPNYLSKLLGKLPELRTLCTQGLQRIFYLKLEDLVPPPAIIDKLFLDTLPF